A section of the Tolypothrix sp. NIES-4075 genome encodes:
- a CDS encoding ATP-binding protein gives MNRNIIELVAAGFFGVSAIAGFAATQTRQAYDLTQIQFCPVSKTEIGQLYLDRTYCNHPRYVLTEEWRRYGGYGSVIPYKGDAIQWVRDLPTDNPRQLEANAIAVIGLWGVAGCLLVRSQRLKRRDYELGEAEKTDGYATWLSSVHRREVKQHSAGLNTERLKDGLTALDTEERKTLGLTDEENENAKARIQFEDFIKFRAVNHSAQDKIIAENLLAKAKADKERAKTEILQVKEPEQAAIAATSNFTLPDEFKWIYKLLKLPFRVLSGEQGSGKSTLERLMIRLLKDEGYHIVVINPETNPAVWSGVEVLVEEQEINTFMEAFPESIRARQRRAREEKIDEDDFLDTLSDECGLHGRVAIFLMESNTYEVHGVNPDLLAAFLKQSLTNIRKWGYTVCMTAHSDNQTSVSSALSGFSKLLDSQPRVDCIAVSHPETNEAVSSGKAWLKMKGVKDPQATEVPLYNYPKTKKF, from the coding sequence TTGAACCGCAACATTATTGAGTTGGTTGCCGCAGGTTTTTTCGGCGTGTCTGCGATTGCAGGCTTTGCCGCAACTCAAACCAGGCAGGCTTACGACCTAACACAGATTCAGTTCTGCCCAGTTTCAAAAACAGAAATTGGGCAACTTTACCTTGACAGGACTTATTGCAACCATCCGCGCTACGTCTTAACTGAAGAATGGCGGCGCTATGGCGGATACGGTAGTGTTATCCCCTACAAAGGCGATGCAATTCAATGGGTGCGTGACTTGCCCACCGACAACCCTCGGCAGTTAGAAGCTAATGCCATCGCCGTTATCGGGCTTTGGGGTGTTGCGGGTTGCTTGCTCGTGCGATCGCAACGACTTAAACGCAGGGATTACGAATTGGGTGAGGCTGAGAAAACAGACGGTTACGCCACCTGGCTAAGTAGCGTGCATCGCAGGGAGGTTAAGCAACACTCAGCCGGGTTAAACACCGAACGTCTCAAAGACGGACTAACAGCACTAGACACGGAAGAACGGAAAACGTTGGGGCTAACCGATGAAGAAAACGAAAATGCTAAGGCACGGATTCAGTTTGAAGACTTCATAAAATTCCGCGCTGTCAACCACTCGGCTCAAGATAAAATTATAGCTGAGAATCTTCTAGCTAAGGCGAAAGCTGACAAGGAACGAGCTAAAACAGAGATTCTTCAAGTTAAGGAACCAGAGCAGGCAGCGATCGCCGCTACCAGCAATTTTACCCTACCGGATGAGTTCAAATGGATCTATAAATTGCTGAAGTTACCTTTTAGGGTACTAAGTGGTGAGCAAGGCAGTGGTAAATCAACTTTAGAGCGCTTGATGATTCGCCTCCTAAAAGATGAAGGTTATCACATAGTTGTCATTAATCCAGAGACTAATCCTGCTGTCTGGTCAGGCGTTGAGGTTTTGGTTGAAGAGCAAGAAATTAATACTTTTATGGAAGCTTTCCCCGAATCAATTAGAGCGCGGCAACGTCGCGCTAGAGAGGAAAAGATTGATGAAGATGACTTCCTAGATACCCTAAGTGATGAATGCGGATTACATGGGCGCGTGGCTATCTTTCTGATGGAGAGTAACACTTATGAGGTGCATGGTGTTAACCCCGATTTATTAGCAGCTTTCCTTAAACAATCGCTTACCAATATCAGGAAGTGGGGCTACACAGTTTGTATGACTGCTCATAGCGACAATCAGACAAGTGTTAGCAGTGCTTTGTCGGGCTTTTCTAAACTATTAGATTCTCAGCCAAGGGTTGATTGTATTGCTGTATCTCACCCTGAGACTAACGAGGCGGTTTCTAGTGGTAAAGCATGGTTGAAGATGAAGGGCGTAAAAGACCCCCAAGCAACAGAAGTTCCTCTTTACAACTACCCCAAGAC